CGGAATGCCAGCAGCAGCGTCGCCGCCCGGGCCTTGGCCGCTTCCACCTCTTCCATCGGAAGTTCGTCCGGAAGTTCGTCGGCCAACTCCCTGGTCGCCACCATGCGTGTGCCTCCGTTCGTCGCCCCGCCCGAATGGGAACTCCGCCCACCGTACACATCCGATGTGCGAAGTTCGCTGAACGCGCGGGGATCGGCGGTGGAATGCATTCCAATTGGCGCGCGTCGCCAATTGCCGGCGAATGCGCGGCGAATAGCCGGTGCGAAACCGGTGCGGCGACGCGCGGCCACGGAAATTGACAGGCCGTCGGGAAATGCCCGAGGGCCGCCGCCCCGCAGTGCGGAGCGGCGGCCCTCGACGGTGCGTCAGGCCTGCGGCAGCGCCGCGAGCTGGGCGGTGATCCGGACGATGTCGGCCTCGGCGGCCTCCAGCCGGGTGCGGATCTTGGCGACCACCTCGTCCGGCGCCTTGGCCAGGAAGGCCTCGTTGCCGAGCTTGCCGGTGGCCTGCGCCTTCTCCTTCTCGGCGGCCGCGAGGTCCTTGGCGAGGCGCTTGCGCTCCGCGGCGACGTCGATGGTGCCGGACAGGTCGAGCGCCACCGTCGCGCCCGCGACCGGCAGCGAGGCGGTGGCCGCGAAGCCGGCCTCCGGGACGGTCAGCCGCAGCAGCGAGCGGATCGCGTCCTCGTGGACGGCCAGCACCGTGCCACCCAGCTCCAGCTGGGCGGGGACCCGCTGCGCGGGCTGCAGGCCCTGGTCGGAACGGAAGCGGCGGACCTCGGTGACCACCTGCTGGAGCGTGGCGACCTCGGCCTCGGCGGCCGCGTCACGGAACCCGGAGTCCTTCGGCCACTCGGCCACCACCAGGGACTCGGCGCCGGTCAGCGTGGTCCACAGGGTGTCGGTGACGAACGGGACGATCGGGTGCAGCAGACGCAGCGTCACGTCCAGCACCTCGCCGAGGACGCGGCGCGCGGCGTCGGCCTGCGCCCCGCCCTTGGCCAGCGTGGTCTTGGAGAGCTCGACGTACCAGTCGAAGACCTCGTCCCAGGCGAAGTGGTAGAGCGCGTCCGAGACCTTGGCGAACTCGTAGTCCTCGTACAGCGCGTCGACCTCGGCCACGGTCGCGTTGAGGCGCGACAGGATCCAGCGGTCGACCGAGGTGAGCTCCTCGGCGGCCGGGAGCCCGCCCTCGACGGTGGCTCCGTTCATCAGCGCGAAGCGGGTGGCGTTCCAGATCTTGTTGCAGAAGTTCCGGGAGCCCTTGACCCAGTCCTCGCCGATCGGCACGTCGGCGCCGGGGTTGGCGCCGCGGGCGAGGGTGAAGCGGACGGCGTCGGCGCCGTAGGCGTCCATCCAGTCCAGCGGGTCGACGGCGGTGCCGGACGACTTCGACATCTTCTTGCCGAACTCGTCGCGGACCAGGCCGGTCAGGGCGACCGTCTTGAACGGGGCCTGGCCGTCCATCGCGTACAGGCCGAACATCATCATTCGGGCGACCCAGAAGAAGATGATGTCGTGGCCGGTCAGCAGGACGTCGGTCGGGTAGAACTTCTCCAGGTCCGGGGTCTTCTCCGGCCAGCCGAGCGTGGAGAACGGCCACAGGCCGGAGGAGAACCAGGTGTCCAGGACGTCCGGGTCCTGGTGCCAGCCCTCGCCGGTCGGCGGCTGCTCGTCCGGTCCGACGCAGACGACCTCGCCGTCCGGGCCGTACCAGACCGGGATCCGGTGGCCCCACCACAGCTGGCGCGAGATGCACCAGTCGTACATGTTGTCGACCCAGTCGAAGTAGCGGCGCTCCAGCTCCTTCGGGTGGATCTCGACCCGGCCGTCGCGGACCGCGTCGCCCGCGGCACGGGCCAGCGGCTCGACCTTGACCCACCACTGGAGCGACAGGCGCGGCTCGACCACGGTGTGGCAGCGCGAGCAGTGCCCGACCGAGTGCTCGTACGGGCGCTTCTCGGCGACGATCCGGCCCTGCTCGCGGAGCGCGCCGACCACGGCCGAGCGGGCCTCGAAGCGGTCCAGGCCGAGGAACGGGCCGTGCACGGTGATGTTGCCGCGCTCGTCCATCACCGTCAGGTTCGGCAGGCCGTGGCGCTGGCCGATGGCGAAGTCGTTCGGGTCGTGGGCCGGCGTCACCTTGACCGCGCCGGTGCCGAACTCCGGGTCGACGTGCTCGTCGGCGACGACCGGGATCTCACGGTCCGTCAGCGGCAGCTTGATGCTGCGGCCGACCAGGTGCTTGTACCGCTCGTCGTCCGGGTGGACGGCGACCGCGGTGTCGCCCAGCATCGTCTCGGCCCGGGTGGTGGCGACGACCAGCGAGTCCTCGCCCTCGCCGTAACGGATCGAGACCAGCTCGCCGTCCCGGTCCTTGTGCTCCACCTCGATGTCGGAGAGCGCGGTCAGGCAGCGCGGGCACCAGTTGATGATGCGTTCGGCGCGGTAGATCAGGCCGTCGTCGAACAGCTTCTTGAAGATGGTCTGGACGGCCTGCGAGAGGCCCTCGTCCATGGTGAAGCGCTCGCGCGACCAGTCGACGCCGTCGCCGAGGCGGCGCATCTGGCCGAGGATCCGCCCGCCGTAGTTCTCCTTCCACTCCCAGACCTTGTCGACGAAGGCCTCCCGGCCCAGGTCGTGCCGGGACAGGCCGGACTCGGCGAGCTGCTGCTCCACCTTGTTCTGGGTGGCGATGCCCGCGTGGTCCATGCCGGGGAGCCAGAGCGCCTCGAAGCCGAGCATCCGCTTGCGGCGGGTCAGCGCGTCCATCAGCGTGTGCTGGAAGGCGTGGCCGAGGTGCAGCGCACCGGTGACGTTCGGGGGCGGAATGACGATGGTGTACGCCGGCTTCTCGCTCTTCGCGTCGGCCGTGAAGTAACCGCGCTCCACCCAGCGCTCGTACAGCTCGCCCTCTACCTCTGCCGGGGCGTAGGTCGTCGGGAGGGTGGCTGCGTCGTCCCCGGGGTTGGAGCTCGCGGGGCGCTGGTTCGTCGTGTCGGTCACGACGCACAGTTTACGGATGCCGGGACCGCGGTTACGAACCGATTGTGTCCGGACCACTCGGGCGCGGCGGGAGGGCCTTGCGGTAGCGTGCCCGCATACTCGGCCGGACGTGGCCGGGGGGACGAGCGGCGGGGGAGACGAGGACCATGTACGGCCAGGGGCAGGGACAGCAGTATCCGCAGGGGCAGCCGCAGCAGCCCTACGGCGCTCCCCCGGCGCAGCCGGGTTACGGCGCGCCCCAGCCCCCCGCGTACGGTGCGCCCCAGCAGCCCCCGGCCTACGGCGCCCCCCAGCAGCCGGGCCAGCAGCCCGGGTACGGCTACCCCCAGCAGCCCCCGGCCTACGGCGCCCCGCAGCAGCCGGGCCAGCAGCCCGGGTACGGCTACCCGCAGCAGCAGCCGGCCGGCCAGCCCCCGCAGCAGTGGGGCGGCGTGCCCCAACAGCCGGGCTACGGCGGCGGGTTCGCGCAGCCGCCGGCCCCGAGCAAGGGCAAGGGCGGGATCATCGCCCTGGTGGTGGTCGTGGTGGTGGCGCTGGTCGCCGGCGTCGGCTGGTTCGCGCTGAAGGGCGGCGACAGCGGCTCGGACACCGCGGGCAAGTTCAAGCTGTCCCCGCCGGCGAGCGTCGCCGGGTACACCAAGAAGGACTCGAAGGAGAAGGGCTCGCTGACCGGCCTGGAGAGCATCGGCACCCTGGAGGGTTCGGTCACCGCGACCTACCAGAAGTCGGTCACCGACGCGGTCAGCATCAGCGGCAGCTGGGGCAGGATCTCCGACCCGGCCAAGGGCATGGCGGTCGCCACCGACAAGCTGAAGAACGGCGACGACTCGGGATCGGCGGACGGCACGGCGGACAAGCCGACCTGGAAGGAGGAGCTCACCTCCTTCGACGCCAAGGACCCCAACGACTCGGGCTCCAAGCTCAGTTGCGGCGTCGCCAAGTCCGACGACGAGTCGGTGAAGATGGAGATCCCGATCTGCGTCTTCGTCAGCCACTCCACCATCGGCATCGTCGTGCTGGGCTCCGCGAGCGGCAAGGCGGTCAGCGCCAGCGCGGCCGCGGACAAGGCCCGCCAGTTCCGCGACGCCGCGACCGTCACCAAGTAGACCCCACACCACCGCAGTTCATTCCGAACGGAGTGCTTGCCCCGTGTCCGACAACCAGTTCGGCCCGCCGCAGCCCGGCTTCGGGCCGCCGCAGCCCGGTGCCCCGATACCGCCGCAGGGCGCACCCGCGCCGCAGCCCGGCTACGGCTACCCGCAGCAGC
The DNA window shown above is from Streptomyces sp. TLI_171 and carries:
- a CDS encoding valine--tRNA ligase, which encodes MTDTTNQRPASSNPGDDAATLPTTYAPAEVEGELYERWVERGYFTADAKSEKPAYTIVIPPPNVTGALHLGHAFQHTLMDALTRRKRMLGFEALWLPGMDHAGIATQNKVEQQLAESGLSRHDLGREAFVDKVWEWKENYGGRILGQMRRLGDGVDWSRERFTMDEGLSQAVQTIFKKLFDDGLIYRAERIINWCPRCLTALSDIEVEHKDRDGELVSIRYGEGEDSLVVATTRAETMLGDTAVAVHPDDERYKHLVGRSIKLPLTDREIPVVADEHVDPEFGTGAVKVTPAHDPNDFAIGQRHGLPNLTVMDERGNITVHGPFLGLDRFEARSAVVGALREQGRIVAEKRPYEHSVGHCSRCHTVVEPRLSLQWWVKVEPLARAAGDAVRDGRVEIHPKELERRYFDWVDNMYDWCISRQLWWGHRIPVWYGPDGEVVCVGPDEQPPTGEGWHQDPDVLDTWFSSGLWPFSTLGWPEKTPDLEKFYPTDVLLTGHDIIFFWVARMMMFGLYAMDGQAPFKTVALTGLVRDEFGKKMSKSSGTAVDPLDWMDAYGADAVRFTLARGANPGADVPIGEDWVKGSRNFCNKIWNATRFALMNGATVEGGLPAAEELTSVDRWILSRLNATVAEVDALYEDYEFAKVSDALYHFAWDEVFDWYVELSKTTLAKGGAQADAARRVLGEVLDVTLRLLHPIVPFVTDTLWTTLTGAESLVVAEWPKDSGFRDAAAEAEVATLQQVVTEVRRFRSDQGLQPAQRVPAQLELGGTVLAVHEDAIRSLLRLTVPEAGFAATASLPVAGATVALDLSGTIDVAAERKRLAKDLAAAEKEKAQATGKLGNEAFLAKAPDEVVAKIRTRLEAAEADIVRITAQLAALPQA